From one Lotus japonicus ecotype B-129 chromosome 3, LjGifu_v1.2 genomic stretch:
- the LOC130747338 gene encoding histone H3.3-like: protein MARTKQTARKSVCGVPRKFATGAQPMKFANTAARKCCPITAGIKKPRRFRPGTVALREIRKYQKTTDLLIPKLPFQRLVREVAQNFKADLRFQSDAVDALQEAAETYLVGLFEDTNLCAIHAKRVTIMRKDLQLARRIRGERN from the coding sequence ATGGCTCGTACTAAGCAAACTGCAAGGAAATCCGTCTGCGGCGTGCCAAGGAAGTTTGCAACCGGCGCCCAGCCAATGAAGTTCGCAAACACGGCTGCCCGCAAATGTTGCCCGATCACCGCCGGCATCAAGAAGCCCCGCCGTTTCAGGCCTGGCACTGTTGCTCTGAGGGAGATCCGCAAGTACCAGAAGACTACTGACCTTCTCATCCCGAAGCTTCCATTCCAGAGGCTGGTCAGGGAGGTTGCTCAGAACTTCAAGGCTGATCTCCGCTTCCAGAGCGACGCTGTCGACGCCCTTCAAGAGGCCGCCGAGACGTACCTGGTTGGGTTGTTTGAGGACACAAACCTCTGCGCAATTCATGCCAAGAGGGTGACCATCATGCGGAAGGACCTTCAGCTCGCCCGTAGGATTAGGGGTGAGAGGAATTAG
- the LOC130745008 gene encoding secreted RxLR effector protein 161-like, with product MVSSTMFSLQSIKKLPLCWGPNIPLRSAAPAPTRAGCALAPRLVPGEHCNAGVTTRAAYLHEAAAHRVLRYLKGSPGCGLFYPATSSTTLTAFSDSDWAGCVDTRKSITGYCVFLGSALISWKSKKQTTTSRSSCEAEYRAMAATVCEIQWLNYLLHDLEVSHSTSVSMYCDNRSVMHIAHNPSYHERTKHIELDCHIVRKKLQQGLIHLLPVSSSLQIADILTKPLAPAPFHSIYSKLGMHNIHSPV from the exons ATGGTTAGCTCTACTAtg TTTTCTTTACAATCAATCAAGAAGCTTCCGCTTTGTTGGGGTCCTAACATCCCACTACGCTCCGCAGCCCCGGCGCCCACGCGGGCTGGTTGTGCACTAGCCCCACGACTAGTCCCGGGCGAACACTGCAATGCCGGCGTCACCACCCGCGCCGCTT ACCTTCATGAGGCAGCCGCTCACAGAGTACTGAGATACCTCAAAGGTAGTCCAGGTTGTGGTCTTTTCTATCCTGCTACATCTTCTACTACCTTAACTGCATTTAGTGACTCTGATTGGGCTGGTTGTGTGGATACACGAAAGTCTATCACTGGTTATTGTGTGTTTCTTGGTAGTGCACTGATCTCATGGAAGTCAAAGAAGCAGACAACCACATCTCGTTCGTCTTGTGAAGCAGAGTATCGGGCCATGGCAGCAACAGTGTGTGAGATACAATGGCTCAATTACCTTCTTCATGATCTAGAAGTTTCTCATTCTACTTCTGTATCAATGTATTGTGATAATCGGTCAGTTATGCACATTGCTCATAACCCAAGTTATCACGaaaggaccaagcatattgagcTCGACTGCCACATAGTCCGTAAGAAGCTTCAACAAGGACTCATTCATCTTCTACCAGTGTCTTCCTCTTTGCAAATTGCTGACATTCTTACAAAACCCTTGGCCCCTGCCCCATTCCATAGTATCTACTCCAAACTGGGGATGCATAACATCCATTCTCCAGTTTGA
- the LOC130747340 gene encoding uncharacterized protein LOC130747340 produces MEKFLVPPKPSINRVQSLRRSRWKRCLGELNGRFEPNYRHEMMDFLSRSYSQVGVFPHLYGANETPCENNMNRFVVRKGISAVDFDNKGIYLVSVTKSGCLTVHDFEALYCRSHDRTGSKEDESMRLLHLPLNLQLDAVKWNLHNQDEVVCASIKHQGLLIFDVASYSSEPTEVLKTRHRPTVDGYSILKGFSDVAFAPNDSRIFASDTRGTINVWDKRGKILPCLEFTSASHDILNSIQLSADNQIIFGAGNKGLLHVWDIRGGRVSTNFQSHKELCYPPLTSVKLATLLEKIGSLKAQTKIISKEIHSIAINPSCPYQLAFHLDDGWSGILDINNFQVTHIHCPPPPWLNDSYVPTDVSYLRKPSWLSTCSIYMTGSPCNSGIHLLDFYPSTSSPSHVDYRENIEEFNGQNKQNNRNRFISLSEEVISCAAHPLYNAIVAGTKESSLLVISQRRESSDGKE; encoded by the exons atggaAAAATTCTTGGTTCCTCCCAAACCCTCGATCAACAGGGTTCAGTCTCTTCGCAG GTCGCGATGGAAAAGGTGTTTGGGTGAACTAAATGGGCGATTTGAGCCCAATTATCGTCATGAAATGATGGATTTTCTATCTCGTTCTTATTCTCAG GTTGGCGTGTTTCCGCATTTGTACGGAGCGAATGAGACGCCGTGTGAAAATAAT ATGAACCGGTTTGTTGTGAG GAAAGGTATCTCTGCTGTAGACTTTGACAACAAG GGAATATACTTGGTGTCTGTGACAAAATCAGGTTGCTTAACAGTTCATGACTTTGAAGCTCTTTATTGCCGGTCACATGACCGAACTG GCTcgaaagaagatgaaagcatGCGTCTACTGCACCTCCCACTAAATCTACAACTTGATGCTGTCAAATGGAATCTTCATAATCAGGATGAG GTTGTCTGTGCATCTATAAAACATCAAGGACTACTCATATTTGATGTAGCAAGTTACTCGTCAGAACCAACTGAA GTGTTAAAAACAAGACATAGACCTACAGTTGATGGATACAGCATACTCAAAGGTTTCTCTGATGTTGCTTTTGCACCAAATGATTCAAG GATATTTGCTTCTGATACGCGTGGCACGATTAATGTTTGGGATAAAAGAGGGAAGATTCTACCTTGCCTCGAGTTTACATCTGCTTCACATGATATCCTTAACAGCATCCAATTAAGTGCAGACAATCAG ATTATTTTTGGTGCTGGGAACAAAGGGCTTCTGCATGTTTGGGATATTCGTGGTGGAAGAGTATCTACTAATTTTCAAAGTCACAAAGAG CTATGCTATCCACCATTAACATCAGTGAAGTTGGCAACATTGCTAGAGAAGATTGGATCATTGAAG GCACAAACAAAGATCATTTCCAAGGAGATTCACTCTATTGCCATTAATCCATCTTGCCCGTATCAATTAGCATTCCATCTTGATGATGGCTG GTCGGGCATTCTGGatattaataattttcaagttaCACATATTCATTGCCCACCTCCACCTTGGTT AAATGATTCCTATGTTCCCACTGATGTATCCTATTTAAGAAAACCTTCATGGCTATCAACATGTTCG ATCTATATGACAGGCTCACCCTGTAACAGTGGCATCCATCTCTTAGATTTCTATCCCAGTACCAGCTCACCAAGTCATGTGGATTACAG GGAGAATATAGAAGAATTTAATGGGCAGAACAAGCAAAATAATCGGAACAGATTTATTTCTTTATCAGAAGAAGTTATCTCATGTGCTGCTCACCCTTTATATAATGCCATAGTAGCAGGAACAAAG GAATCATCCTTGCTTGTGATTTCTCAAAGACGTGAGTCAAGCGATGGTAAAGAATAA
- the LOC130743016 gene encoding uncharacterized protein LOC130743016 isoform X1: MFEVLYGWDNAKISNRTGLFPGLEMRAAYEEAEKYGGRVVLGDCPIQITYRRIGSKLPFWHVTKMFFYCLFPPLQILRNNFGDLREIIKKLKSNGLFDRRVQFISKEFPTVTEILMDERDQYMSSKLLKIASESRSVVAVVGRGHLEGIKKYWKQPVAKDLMKVPYSKPGPAIILWKTLKYSLVLFLLRMTHHVTKNWSRRKLAGH; this comes from the exons ATGTTTGAAGTACTTTATGGCTGGGATAATGCCAAG ATTAGTAATAGGACTGGCTTATTTCCTGGGCTTGAGATGCGAGCGGCATATGAAGAAGCAGAAAAGTATGGTGGCAGAGTGGTGCTTGGTGATTGCCCTATACAG ATTACATATAGGAGAATAGGGAGTAAGTTGCCATTTTGGCATGTGACAAAAATGTTTTTCTATTGCCTTTTCCCACCCTTGCAAATACTCAGAAACAACTTTGGTGATCTTCGTGAAATCATTAAAAAG CTGAAAAGCAATGGCTTGTTCGATCGCCGTGTTCAATTTATAAGTAAGGAGTTTCCAACTGTAACGGAGATCTTGATGGATGAACGAGATCA GTACATGTCCTCCAAGTTATTAAAAATAGCAAGTGAGAGTAGATcagttgttgctgttgttggaAGGGGGCATCTAGAAGGAATAAAGAAGTACTGGAAGCAACCAGTG GCGAAGGATCTCATGAAAGTTCCATATTCCAAACCAGGCCCTGCAATTATATTATGGAAAACGTTAAAGTATAGTCTAGTGCTATTTTTGTTACGCATGACTCATCATGTGACAAAGAATTGGAGCAGACGTAAATTGGCGGGACATTGA
- the LOC130743016 gene encoding uncharacterized protein LOC130743016 isoform X2: MFEVLYGWDNAKISNRTGLFPGLEMRAAYEEAEKYGGRVVLGDCPIQLKSNGLFDRRVQFISKEFPTVTEILMDERDQYMSSKLLKIASESRSVVAVVGRGHLEGIKKYWKQPVAKDLMKVPYSKPGPAIILWKTLKYSLVLFLLRMTHHVTKNWSRRKLAGH, translated from the exons ATGTTTGAAGTACTTTATGGCTGGGATAATGCCAAG ATTAGTAATAGGACTGGCTTATTTCCTGGGCTTGAGATGCGAGCGGCATATGAAGAAGCAGAAAAGTATGGTGGCAGAGTGGTGCTTGGTGATTGCCCTATACAG CTGAAAAGCAATGGCTTGTTCGATCGCCGTGTTCAATTTATAAGTAAGGAGTTTCCAACTGTAACGGAGATCTTGATGGATGAACGAGATCA GTACATGTCCTCCAAGTTATTAAAAATAGCAAGTGAGAGTAGATcagttgttgctgttgttggaAGGGGGCATCTAGAAGGAATAAAGAAGTACTGGAAGCAACCAGTG GCGAAGGATCTCATGAAAGTTCCATATTCCAAACCAGGCCCTGCAATTATATTATGGAAAACGTTAAAGTATAGTCTAGTGCTATTTTTGTTACGCATGACTCATCATGTGACAAAGAATTGGAGCAGACGTAAATTGGCGGGACATTGA
- the LOC130743016 gene encoding uncharacterized protein LOC130743016 isoform X3 encodes MFEVLYGWDNAKISNRTGLFPGLEMRAAYEEAEKYGGRVVLGDCPIQITYRRIGSKLPFWHVTKMFFYCLFPPLQILRNNFGDLREIIKKLKSNGLFDRRVQFISKEFPTVTEILMDERDQYMSSKLLKIASESRSVVAVVGRGHLEGIKKRRIS; translated from the exons ATGTTTGAAGTACTTTATGGCTGGGATAATGCCAAG ATTAGTAATAGGACTGGCTTATTTCCTGGGCTTGAGATGCGAGCGGCATATGAAGAAGCAGAAAAGTATGGTGGCAGAGTGGTGCTTGGTGATTGCCCTATACAG ATTACATATAGGAGAATAGGGAGTAAGTTGCCATTTTGGCATGTGACAAAAATGTTTTTCTATTGCCTTTTCCCACCCTTGCAAATACTCAGAAACAACTTTGGTGATCTTCGTGAAATCATTAAAAAG CTGAAAAGCAATGGCTTGTTCGATCGCCGTGTTCAATTTATAAGTAAGGAGTTTCCAACTGTAACGGAGATCTTGATGGATGAACGAGATCA GTACATGTCCTCCAAGTTATTAAAAATAGCAAGTGAGAGTAGATcagttgttgctgttgttggaAGGGGGCATCTAGAAGGAATAAAGAA GCGAAGGATCTCATGA
- the LOC130747341 gene encoding IRK-interacting protein-like: MAATATPSQVFKDYNNDGCSTNNGNPEITRNEIQTAIAKAVELRALHAALMRGNSPASAKFPSPSPASCPVSQFSAQDYPVFTPSYEDDSILGYSQNLMSQTISESWEESALEGGNSIESIVQDYKQKSSSRKGLTSAFANLVSHSCPADDSKSVTGSCANHITVLQTSPCNDYYKSSRRNSLEDFKSISSCNNCNPAIITTEFESARNSKSSNTVVLPVTDSHSSSQSQQKTKGLISWLLPRLKKKKQKNENFPNTAESEDVSQALKDFGIMSIDTLKKELNEANENRDLALMEVSEMRSSLGELQQKLEYLESYCEDLKKALRQAMEPKDTQLYEQLNNIPKPFDGNGKNSMPVSEEAMVEGFLQIVSESRLSVKQFCKILINNIEETDHSLNLLLQPYKLSLNSKNSKAVLYHFEAFINQCFFQDFENCVFQKNGCAKLLDPRVYRESQFSSFVALRKLSWNEVLRKGTKYYSEGFSKFCDQKMSCVNTSLNWTRPWPEQLLQAFFVAAKCMWLLHLLAFSFNPPLGVLRVEENATFESHYMEDMCPRSQGPKRVKIMVMPGFYVQGRVLRCKVLCRYKFTVENHGETKILNHKN; encoded by the exons ATGGCTGCAACTGCTACTCCTTCACAGGTTTTCAAAGACTACAACAATGATGGTTGCAGCACCAACAATGGCAACCCTGAAATTACAAGGAATGAAATTCAAACCGCCATAGCTAAAGCAGTGGAATTAAGAGCTCTTCATGCTGCTTTAATGCGAGGAAATAGCCCAGCCAGTGCTAAATTCCCATCTCCTTCCCCTGCATCTTGCCCTGTTTCTCAGTTCTCTGCCCAAGATTACCCTGTTTTCACACCT AGCTATGAAGATGACTCAATTTTGGGGTACAGTCAAAATCTCATGAGCCAAACAATATCAGAAAGCTGGGAAGAGAGTGCGCTAGAAGGAGGAAACAGCATAGAAAGCATAGTGCAAGATTACAAGCAGAAATCAAGTTCAAGAAAGGGACTAACTTCAGCTTTTGCCAACCTAGTATCTCACTCATGTCCAGCTGATGACAGCAAATCAGTAACAGGGTCTTGTGCAAATCACATCACTGTTCTTCAAACATCACCTTGTAATGACTACTACAAATCTAGTAGAAGAAACAGTTTGGAGGATTTCAAGTCCATATCCTCCTGCAATAATTGTAACCCTGCCATAATCACTACCGAATTCGAGAGCGCGAGGAACAGCAAGAGCTCCAACACTGTTGTTCTCCCAGTCACTGATTCTCACTCATCTTCACAATCCCAACAGAAAACCAAAGGGCTGATTTCATGGTTGTTGCCTcggctgaagaagaagaagcaaaagaaTGAGAATTTCCCAAACACagcagaatctgaggatgtttcTCAGGCTCTCAAAGACTTTGGAATCATGTCAATTGATACATTGAAGAAAGAGCTCAATGAAGCAAATGAGAATAGAGATTTGGCCTTAATGGAAGTTTCTGAGATGAGATCTTCATTGggggagcttcaacagaagctGGAGTATTTAGAGAGTTACtgtgaagatctgaagaaagcTTTGAGGCAAGCCATGGAGCCAAAAGATACTCAACTTTATGAACAACTTAATAACATTCCTAAACCATTTGATGGGAATGGAAAAAATTCAATGCCGGTGAGTGAGGAAGCTATGGTAGAGGGATTCTTACAGATAGTATCAGAGTCAAGATTATCAGTGAAGCAATTCTGCAAGATTCTTATAAACAACATTGAAGAAACTGATCATTCTCTAAACTTGCTTCTCCAACCATATAAGCTCTCTCtaaattccaaaaattcaaaGGCAGTGCTGTACCATTTTGAAGCTTTCATAAACCAGTGTTTCTTCCAAGACTTTGAGAACTGTGTGTTCCAAAAGAATGGTTGTGCAAAACTCCTAGACCCACGTGTTTATCGCGAATCACAGTTCTCTTCATTCGTTGCGCTTCGGAAGTTGAGCTGGAACGAGGTGCTGAGAAAGGGAACAAAGTATTACAGTGAAGGGTTCAGCAAGTTCTGTGACCAGAAAATGAGTTGTGTGAACACTAGTCTGAATTGGACTAGGCCTTGGCCAGAACAGCTTCTTCAAGCTTTCTTTGTGGCGGCGAAATGCATGTGGCTGCTGCATTTGCTTGCATTTTCATTCAACCCTCCATTGGGGGTTTTAAGGGTTGAAGAGAATGCAACCTTTGAGAGTCACTACATGGAAGATATGTGTCCTAGATCACAAGGTCCGAAGAGAGTTAAGATCATGGTGATGCCGGGATTTTATGTTCAGGGTAGGGTGTTGAGGTGTAAAGTTCTTTGCAGGTACAAATTCACCGTAGAAAATCACGGTGAAACCAAAATCCTCAACCACAAGAACTAA